Part of the Triticum urartu cultivar G1812 unplaced genomic scaffold, Tu2.1 TuUngrouped_contig_4692, whole genome shotgun sequence genome, GATTGAAGAATTTAATTACAGAATGTGGTTCTTGTCTTCTCTTCTGGTGGCAGATTCAAGGGCGATATGCCGCTACCTATGCACCCAGTTCCCGGAGGACGGCAACCGCGGGATCTACGGCACGGGGTCGCTGGAGCGCGCGTCCATAGAGCAGTGGCTCCAGGCGGAGTCGCAGAGCTTCGACGCCCCGAGCTCGGAGCTGGTCTTCCACCTGGCCTTCGCGCCGCAGCTTAACATGCTCCCCGACGAGGCCCGCATCGCGGAGAACGAGAGGAAGCTGCAGCAGATGCTCGGCGTCTACGACGAGATCCTCGCCAAGAACCAGtacctcgccggcgacgagttCACGCTCGCCGACCTCTCCCACCTGCCGGCCTCCCACTACATCGCCGGCTCCCAGAGGGGCAGGAAGCT contains:
- the LOC125528184 gene encoding glutathione S-transferase F8, chloroplastic-like codes for the protein MAAGLQVFGQPASTDVARVLTCLFEKNLEFELVRIDTFKREHKLPEFIKLRDPTGQVTFKHGDKTLVDSRAICRYLCTQFPEDGNRGIYGTGSLERASIEQWLQAESQSFDAPSSELVFHLAFAPQLNMLPDEARIAENERKLQQMLGVYDEILAKNQYLAGDEFTLADLSHLPASHYIAGSQRGRKLFTSKRHVARWYDAISSRASWQQVVKMQHEHPGTFE